In Porites lutea chromosome 9, jaPorLute2.1, whole genome shotgun sequence, a single window of DNA contains:
- the LOC140948776 gene encoding uncharacterized protein, which yields MEWSEEHDIILLREMISREIFSFKKGSPDRGKTWESIQEFLNQMENPKFHIKEKRGVRNRWNILQGKFLKRMREEEAASGIECEELSEKDTLIEELSERERSFQVKEKNTAKDKEAAESVRRKAMERMKDSKRKTSQDSDLDPGLAAGGKKSRKTATEVVDFLKEKAKCEQTQRQQEMELRRKELEENAKQQRGVLELMQRQSEAQQQINQALLVLIQKAFGTV from the coding sequence ATGGAATGGTCAGAGGAGCACGATATCATTTTGCTGCGAGAGATGATTAGTCGAGAGatattttcatttaagaaaGGAAGTCCTGACAGAGGAAAGACGTGGGAAAGCATACAGGAATTCTTGAATCAAATGGAGAATCCCAAATTCCACATTAAGGAAAAACGAGGAGTCCGGAACAGGTGGAATATACTGCAGGGAAAGTTCTTGAAGAGAATGAGGGAAGAAGAAGCAGCAAGTGGCATCGAGTGTGAAGAGTTGTCCGAAAAGGATACCCTAATCGAGGAGTTATCTGAGCGGGAACGAAGCTTTCaggtgaaagagaaaaacacagcaaaggataAAGAAGCAGCCGAATCTGTTAGGAGGAAGGCAATGGAAAGGATGAAAGACTCGAAGAGGAAGACGAGTCAGGATTCAGATTTGGATCCAGGTTTAGCAGCTGGAGGGAAAAAATCACGAAAAACTGCTACAGAGGTCGTAGATTTCTTGAAGGAAAAGGCGAAGTGCGAGCAAACTCAAAGACAACAAGAAATGGAATTGAGAAGGAAGGAGCTGGAAGAGAATGCTAAACAACAACGAGGAGTTCTAGAGCTAATGCAGAGGCAGAGTGAGGCTCAGCAGCAGATCAACCAGGCTTTGCTGGTTCTTATCCAGAAAGCATTTGGaactgtttaa